A region of Esox lucius isolate fEsoLuc1 chromosome 3, fEsoLuc1.pri, whole genome shotgun sequence DNA encodes the following proteins:
- the LOC105021085 gene encoding semaphorin-6B isoform X1 codes for MNKVLGVPMEILLRAQEVPKTHQCSCCAAMTTMSPPLTFLLLLLRLAHSSFPEEPGPLSYAPLEVVRRYPVFVGRAHRSSQRQELQIQTVLQINRTLYIGARDDLYRVELDNMSGDEMFYSKKRTWESNKNDIRVCRMKGKHEGECRNFIKVLLSQHGGLFVCGTNAFNPLCASYTRDTLEMVGETVSGMARCPYDPRHANVALFAEGSLFTGTVTDFLAIDAVIYRSLGDSPALRTVKHDSKWFREPFFVSAVEWGPHIYFFFREMAMEFHHLEKVMVSRVARVCKGDMGGSQRVLEKQWTSFLKARLNCSVPGDSHFYFNLLHATSPILNMNGRDVILGLFSTPPNSIPGSAVCVFDMQQLARVFEGRFKEQKSPESIWTPVPDELVPKPRPGGCAVLGSPFSSSKTLPDEVLNFVKTHPLMDETIPLVGNRPWVVKTMGRYQLTAMVVDTEAGPHRNRTVLFLGSTRGTVLKFLIFPSGEDSATHSSVFLEEVEGFNPDKCGEDSVQARQLLSLSLDRLSHTLLLAFPSCLVRLPTARCHLHSRCMKSCLTSRDPYCGWTRGSICSFLRPGTRLPFQQDIEYGNFSHLGDCDGVIQQSLLIEPESLVSLNLLVASAVSAFTIGAALSGLAVCWIMAHKPGNRRHGNTPPQSSIRRRERGMLTSGGGMGGSVLSVTRQGGGDRPCSQGGDTLFVMPNGWVKSGELDPGFLPTPEHTPQQKRRGLRLSDSGSGGWDNSQTYLGGSTMGLASPCPLPCPPHPSTAVYLTTRLFQGGGGGRHGGEERGRGGETPRQHYVCLSKPRGEKGRSGTPKSALRKSAGEYVYPMTPQDSPDRRRVVSAPSAPMEFGEPLPLRWPPQEGYILSSQGMIPVPPSSMPTPNGQQYVAQHHTPGPGRAQLRGALGRGELGELVDLSQLLSKKSSNERTHNGQ; via the exons ATGAACAAGGTCCTGGGTGTCCCAATGGAGATCCTGTTGAGAGCACAGGAGGTACCAAAAACCCACCAG TGCTCGTGCTGTGCTGCCATGACGACCATGTCCCCTCCCCTCACGtttctcctcctgctcctccgatTGGCTCACAGCTCTTTCCCAGAGGAGCCTGGTCCTCTAAGCTATGCTCCCTTAGAGG TGGTGAGGCGGTATCCAGTGTTTGTGGGCAGAGCTCATCGTTCCTCCCAGAGACAGGAGCTGCAGATTCAGACAGTTCTCCAGATCAACCGTACTCTCTACATTGGAGCGAG AGATGACCTGTATAGAGTGGAGCTGGACAATATGTCAGGGGACGAAATGTTCTACAGCAAg aAGCGGACATGGGAATCTAATAAGAACGACATCCGAGTCTGCCGGATGAAGGGCAAACATGAG GGAGAGTGTCGTAACTTCATCAAGGTGTTGTTGAGCCAGCATGGAGGACTGTTTGTCTGTGGAACCAATGCCTTTAACCCTCTGTGTGCCAGCTACACT aGAGACACTCTGGAGATGGTGGGGGAGACGGTCAGTGGGATGGCTCGATGCCCTTACGACCCCAGACATGCCAACGTGGCTCTGTTTGCAG AGGGCAGTCTTTTCACTGGTACTGTAACCGACTTCCTGGCGATTGATGCTGTGATCTATCGTAGCCTAGGCGACAGCCCTGCTCTCCGCACGGTCAAACACGACTCCAAATGGTTCAGAG agCCCTTCTTTGTTAGTGCAGTGGAGTGGGGACCTCACATCTACTTCTTCTTCAGAGAAATGGCCATGGAGTTCCATCACCTGGAGAaa gtcaTGGTGTCCCGTGTGGCTCGGGTGTGTAAGGGGGACATGGGAGGGTCCCAGAGGGTGTTGGAGAAACAGTGGACGTCGTTCCTCAAGGCCAGACTGAACTGTTCTGTTCCCGGAGACTCCCACTTCTACTTCAACCTCCTGCACGCCACCAGCCCCATCCTGAACATGAATGGAAGGGACGTCATTCTGGGACTGTTCTCTACACCACccaacag TATCCCTgggtctgctgtgtgtgtgtttgacatgcAGCAGTTGGCTCGGGTGTTTGAGGGAAGATTCAAGGAGCAGAAATCTCCAGAGTCCATCTGGACTCCTGTACCTGATGAGCTCGTGCCCAAACCCAG gcCAGGTGGTTGTGCGGTGCTGGGATCTCCATTCAGCTCGTCTAAAACTCTGCCGGATGAGGTGCTGAATTTTGTGAAGACTCATCCTTTGATGGATGAGACCATACCCCTGGTGGGGAACAGGCCCTGGGTAGTCAAGACTATGGGCAG GTACCAGTTAACAGCCATGGTGGTGGACACAGAAGCTGGCCCCCATAGGAATCGTACTGTGTTATTCCTGGGCTCCACACGAGGGACTGTCCTTAAATTCCTTATCTTCCCCAGCGGAGAAGACTCTGCAACACACAGCAGTGTCTtcctggaggaggtggaggggtttAACCCTGACAA gTGTGGAGAGGACTCTGTCCAGGCCAGACAGTTGTTGTCATTGTCTCTGGATCGTCTTAGTCACACTCTGCTGCTAGCCTTCCCATCCTGTCTGGTCAGACTGCCAACAGCACGCTGCCATTTACACTCACGCTGCATGAA GAGCTGCCTGACATCCAGAGATCCCTACTGTGGCTGGACCAGAGGCAGCATCTGTTCCTTCCTGAGACCAGGCACAAG GCTGCCCTTTCAACAAGACATTGAGTATGGGAACTTCTCCCACCTTGGAGACTGTGATG GCGTTATCCAGCAGAGTCTGCTGATCGAACCGGAGAGCCTGGTGTCCCTCAACCTGCTGGTGGCGTCTGCAGTCTCCGCCTTCACCATCGGGGCGGCGCTGTCGGGCCTGGCTGTCTGCTGGATCATGGCCCACAAGCCCGGAAACCGTCGCCACGGTAACACCCCCCCCCAGTCCAGCATCCGGCGCCGGGAGAGGGGGATGTTGACGTCgggaggagggatgggggggtcGGTCCTCAGCGTGACTCGCCAGGGAGGAGGGGACAGACCCTGCTCTCAGGGCGGGGACACTCTGTTTGTGATGCCCAACGGCTGGGTGAAGTCAGGGGAGCTGGACCCAGGGTTCCTGCCTACCCCGGAGCACACTCCCCAGCAGAAGAGACGCGGGCTCAGGCTGTCAGATTCTGGCTCGGGGGGGTGGGATAACAGCCAGACCTATCTGGGAGGTAGTACCATGGGGCTGGCCTCCCCCTGTCCTCTCCCTTGCCCCCCACACCCCTCCACCGCAGTCTACCTAACCACCAGACTCTTCcaggggggaggtgggggtagGCATGGGGGTGAGgagcgaggaagaggaggggagacgCCCCGCCAGCACTATGTGTGCCTGAGCAAGCCCCGcggggagaaggggaggagtGGGACCCCAAAGTCGGCGCTTCGCAAGTCAGCAGGGGAATATGTGTACCCCATGACTCCCCAAGACTCCCCAGACAGGAGGAGGGTTGTGTCAGCCCCCAGCGCCCCCATGGAGTTTGGGGAGCCCCTTCCTCTCCGCTGGCCTCCCCAGGAAGGCTACATCCTCAGCAGCCAGGGCATGATTCCTGTACCTCCGTCCTCCATGCCCACCCCCAACGGCCAGCAGTATGTAGCCCAGCACCACACCCCCGGGCCGGGCAGGGCTCAGCTGAGAGGAGCCCTGGGGAGAGGAGAGCTGGGGGAGCTGGTGGATCTCAGCCAGCTGCTGAGTAAGAAGAGTTCCAATGAGAGGACTCACAATGGGCAGtga
- the LOC105021085 gene encoding semaphorin-6B isoform X2 translates to MNKVLGVPMEILLRAQEVPKTHQCSCCAAMTTMSPPLTFLLLLLRLAHSSFPEEPGPLSYAPLEVVRRYPVFVGRAHRSSQRQELQIQTVLQINRTLYIGARDDLYRVELDNMSGDEMFYSKRTWESNKNDIRVCRMKGKHEGECRNFIKVLLSQHGGLFVCGTNAFNPLCASYTRDTLEMVGETVSGMARCPYDPRHANVALFAEGSLFTGTVTDFLAIDAVIYRSLGDSPALRTVKHDSKWFREPFFVSAVEWGPHIYFFFREMAMEFHHLEKVMVSRVARVCKGDMGGSQRVLEKQWTSFLKARLNCSVPGDSHFYFNLLHATSPILNMNGRDVILGLFSTPPNSIPGSAVCVFDMQQLARVFEGRFKEQKSPESIWTPVPDELVPKPRPGGCAVLGSPFSSSKTLPDEVLNFVKTHPLMDETIPLVGNRPWVVKTMGRYQLTAMVVDTEAGPHRNRTVLFLGSTRGTVLKFLIFPSGEDSATHSSVFLEEVEGFNPDKCGEDSVQARQLLSLSLDRLSHTLLLAFPSCLVRLPTARCHLHSRCMKSCLTSRDPYCGWTRGSICSFLRPGTRLPFQQDIEYGNFSHLGDCDGVIQQSLLIEPESLVSLNLLVASAVSAFTIGAALSGLAVCWIMAHKPGNRRHGNTPPQSSIRRRERGMLTSGGGMGGSVLSVTRQGGGDRPCSQGGDTLFVMPNGWVKSGELDPGFLPTPEHTPQQKRRGLRLSDSGSGGWDNSQTYLGGSTMGLASPCPLPCPPHPSTAVYLTTRLFQGGGGGRHGGEERGRGGETPRQHYVCLSKPRGEKGRSGTPKSALRKSAGEYVYPMTPQDSPDRRRVVSAPSAPMEFGEPLPLRWPPQEGYILSSQGMIPVPPSSMPTPNGQQYVAQHHTPGPGRAQLRGALGRGELGELVDLSQLLSKKSSNERTHNGQ, encoded by the exons ATGAACAAGGTCCTGGGTGTCCCAATGGAGATCCTGTTGAGAGCACAGGAGGTACCAAAAACCCACCAG TGCTCGTGCTGTGCTGCCATGACGACCATGTCCCCTCCCCTCACGtttctcctcctgctcctccgatTGGCTCACAGCTCTTTCCCAGAGGAGCCTGGTCCTCTAAGCTATGCTCCCTTAGAGG TGGTGAGGCGGTATCCAGTGTTTGTGGGCAGAGCTCATCGTTCCTCCCAGAGACAGGAGCTGCAGATTCAGACAGTTCTCCAGATCAACCGTACTCTCTACATTGGAGCGAG AGATGACCTGTATAGAGTGGAGCTGGACAATATGTCAGGGGACGAAATGTTCTACAGCAAg CGGACATGGGAATCTAATAAGAACGACATCCGAGTCTGCCGGATGAAGGGCAAACATGAG GGAGAGTGTCGTAACTTCATCAAGGTGTTGTTGAGCCAGCATGGAGGACTGTTTGTCTGTGGAACCAATGCCTTTAACCCTCTGTGTGCCAGCTACACT aGAGACACTCTGGAGATGGTGGGGGAGACGGTCAGTGGGATGGCTCGATGCCCTTACGACCCCAGACATGCCAACGTGGCTCTGTTTGCAG AGGGCAGTCTTTTCACTGGTACTGTAACCGACTTCCTGGCGATTGATGCTGTGATCTATCGTAGCCTAGGCGACAGCCCTGCTCTCCGCACGGTCAAACACGACTCCAAATGGTTCAGAG agCCCTTCTTTGTTAGTGCAGTGGAGTGGGGACCTCACATCTACTTCTTCTTCAGAGAAATGGCCATGGAGTTCCATCACCTGGAGAaa gtcaTGGTGTCCCGTGTGGCTCGGGTGTGTAAGGGGGACATGGGAGGGTCCCAGAGGGTGTTGGAGAAACAGTGGACGTCGTTCCTCAAGGCCAGACTGAACTGTTCTGTTCCCGGAGACTCCCACTTCTACTTCAACCTCCTGCACGCCACCAGCCCCATCCTGAACATGAATGGAAGGGACGTCATTCTGGGACTGTTCTCTACACCACccaacag TATCCCTgggtctgctgtgtgtgtgtttgacatgcAGCAGTTGGCTCGGGTGTTTGAGGGAAGATTCAAGGAGCAGAAATCTCCAGAGTCCATCTGGACTCCTGTACCTGATGAGCTCGTGCCCAAACCCAG gcCAGGTGGTTGTGCGGTGCTGGGATCTCCATTCAGCTCGTCTAAAACTCTGCCGGATGAGGTGCTGAATTTTGTGAAGACTCATCCTTTGATGGATGAGACCATACCCCTGGTGGGGAACAGGCCCTGGGTAGTCAAGACTATGGGCAG GTACCAGTTAACAGCCATGGTGGTGGACACAGAAGCTGGCCCCCATAGGAATCGTACTGTGTTATTCCTGGGCTCCACACGAGGGACTGTCCTTAAATTCCTTATCTTCCCCAGCGGAGAAGACTCTGCAACACACAGCAGTGTCTtcctggaggaggtggaggggtttAACCCTGACAA gTGTGGAGAGGACTCTGTCCAGGCCAGACAGTTGTTGTCATTGTCTCTGGATCGTCTTAGTCACACTCTGCTGCTAGCCTTCCCATCCTGTCTGGTCAGACTGCCAACAGCACGCTGCCATTTACACTCACGCTGCATGAA GAGCTGCCTGACATCCAGAGATCCCTACTGTGGCTGGACCAGAGGCAGCATCTGTTCCTTCCTGAGACCAGGCACAAG GCTGCCCTTTCAACAAGACATTGAGTATGGGAACTTCTCCCACCTTGGAGACTGTGATG GCGTTATCCAGCAGAGTCTGCTGATCGAACCGGAGAGCCTGGTGTCCCTCAACCTGCTGGTGGCGTCTGCAGTCTCCGCCTTCACCATCGGGGCGGCGCTGTCGGGCCTGGCTGTCTGCTGGATCATGGCCCACAAGCCCGGAAACCGTCGCCACGGTAACACCCCCCCCCAGTCCAGCATCCGGCGCCGGGAGAGGGGGATGTTGACGTCgggaggagggatgggggggtcGGTCCTCAGCGTGACTCGCCAGGGAGGAGGGGACAGACCCTGCTCTCAGGGCGGGGACACTCTGTTTGTGATGCCCAACGGCTGGGTGAAGTCAGGGGAGCTGGACCCAGGGTTCCTGCCTACCCCGGAGCACACTCCCCAGCAGAAGAGACGCGGGCTCAGGCTGTCAGATTCTGGCTCGGGGGGGTGGGATAACAGCCAGACCTATCTGGGAGGTAGTACCATGGGGCTGGCCTCCCCCTGTCCTCTCCCTTGCCCCCCACACCCCTCCACCGCAGTCTACCTAACCACCAGACTCTTCcaggggggaggtgggggtagGCATGGGGGTGAGgagcgaggaagaggaggggagacgCCCCGCCAGCACTATGTGTGCCTGAGCAAGCCCCGcggggagaaggggaggagtGGGACCCCAAAGTCGGCGCTTCGCAAGTCAGCAGGGGAATATGTGTACCCCATGACTCCCCAAGACTCCCCAGACAGGAGGAGGGTTGTGTCAGCCCCCAGCGCCCCCATGGAGTTTGGGGAGCCCCTTCCTCTCCGCTGGCCTCCCCAGGAAGGCTACATCCTCAGCAGCCAGGGCATGATTCCTGTACCTCCGTCCTCCATGCCCACCCCCAACGGCCAGCAGTATGTAGCCCAGCACCACACCCCCGGGCCGGGCAGGGCTCAGCTGAGAGGAGCCCTGGGGAGAGGAGAGCTGGGGGAGCTGGTGGATCTCAGCCAGCTGCTGAGTAAGAAGAGTTCCAATGAGAGGACTCACAATGGGCAGtga
- the LOC105021085 gene encoding semaphorin-6B isoform X3: MCSCCAAMTTMSPPLTFLLLLLRLAHSSFPEEPGPLSYAPLEVVRRYPVFVGRAHRSSQRQELQIQTVLQINRTLYIGARDDLYRVELDNMSGDEMFYSKKRTWESNKNDIRVCRMKGKHEGECRNFIKVLLSQHGGLFVCGTNAFNPLCASYTRDTLEMVGETVSGMARCPYDPRHANVALFAEGSLFTGTVTDFLAIDAVIYRSLGDSPALRTVKHDSKWFREPFFVSAVEWGPHIYFFFREMAMEFHHLEKVMVSRVARVCKGDMGGSQRVLEKQWTSFLKARLNCSVPGDSHFYFNLLHATSPILNMNGRDVILGLFSTPPNSIPGSAVCVFDMQQLARVFEGRFKEQKSPESIWTPVPDELVPKPRPGGCAVLGSPFSSSKTLPDEVLNFVKTHPLMDETIPLVGNRPWVVKTMGRYQLTAMVVDTEAGPHRNRTVLFLGSTRGTVLKFLIFPSGEDSATHSSVFLEEVEGFNPDKCGEDSVQARQLLSLSLDRLSHTLLLAFPSCLVRLPTARCHLHSRCMKSCLTSRDPYCGWTRGSICSFLRPGTRLPFQQDIEYGNFSHLGDCDGVIQQSLLIEPESLVSLNLLVASAVSAFTIGAALSGLAVCWIMAHKPGNRRHGNTPPQSSIRRRERGMLTSGGGMGGSVLSVTRQGGGDRPCSQGGDTLFVMPNGWVKSGELDPGFLPTPEHTPQQKRRGLRLSDSGSGGWDNSQTYLGGSTMGLASPCPLPCPPHPSTAVYLTTRLFQGGGGGRHGGEERGRGGETPRQHYVCLSKPRGEKGRSGTPKSALRKSAGEYVYPMTPQDSPDRRRVVSAPSAPMEFGEPLPLRWPPQEGYILSSQGMIPVPPSSMPTPNGQQYVAQHHTPGPGRAQLRGALGRGELGELVDLSQLLSKKSSNERTHNGQ; this comes from the exons ATG TGCTCGTGCTGTGCTGCCATGACGACCATGTCCCCTCCCCTCACGtttctcctcctgctcctccgatTGGCTCACAGCTCTTTCCCAGAGGAGCCTGGTCCTCTAAGCTATGCTCCCTTAGAGG TGGTGAGGCGGTATCCAGTGTTTGTGGGCAGAGCTCATCGTTCCTCCCAGAGACAGGAGCTGCAGATTCAGACAGTTCTCCAGATCAACCGTACTCTCTACATTGGAGCGAG AGATGACCTGTATAGAGTGGAGCTGGACAATATGTCAGGGGACGAAATGTTCTACAGCAAg aAGCGGACATGGGAATCTAATAAGAACGACATCCGAGTCTGCCGGATGAAGGGCAAACATGAG GGAGAGTGTCGTAACTTCATCAAGGTGTTGTTGAGCCAGCATGGAGGACTGTTTGTCTGTGGAACCAATGCCTTTAACCCTCTGTGTGCCAGCTACACT aGAGACACTCTGGAGATGGTGGGGGAGACGGTCAGTGGGATGGCTCGATGCCCTTACGACCCCAGACATGCCAACGTGGCTCTGTTTGCAG AGGGCAGTCTTTTCACTGGTACTGTAACCGACTTCCTGGCGATTGATGCTGTGATCTATCGTAGCCTAGGCGACAGCCCTGCTCTCCGCACGGTCAAACACGACTCCAAATGGTTCAGAG agCCCTTCTTTGTTAGTGCAGTGGAGTGGGGACCTCACATCTACTTCTTCTTCAGAGAAATGGCCATGGAGTTCCATCACCTGGAGAaa gtcaTGGTGTCCCGTGTGGCTCGGGTGTGTAAGGGGGACATGGGAGGGTCCCAGAGGGTGTTGGAGAAACAGTGGACGTCGTTCCTCAAGGCCAGACTGAACTGTTCTGTTCCCGGAGACTCCCACTTCTACTTCAACCTCCTGCACGCCACCAGCCCCATCCTGAACATGAATGGAAGGGACGTCATTCTGGGACTGTTCTCTACACCACccaacag TATCCCTgggtctgctgtgtgtgtgtttgacatgcAGCAGTTGGCTCGGGTGTTTGAGGGAAGATTCAAGGAGCAGAAATCTCCAGAGTCCATCTGGACTCCTGTACCTGATGAGCTCGTGCCCAAACCCAG gcCAGGTGGTTGTGCGGTGCTGGGATCTCCATTCAGCTCGTCTAAAACTCTGCCGGATGAGGTGCTGAATTTTGTGAAGACTCATCCTTTGATGGATGAGACCATACCCCTGGTGGGGAACAGGCCCTGGGTAGTCAAGACTATGGGCAG GTACCAGTTAACAGCCATGGTGGTGGACACAGAAGCTGGCCCCCATAGGAATCGTACTGTGTTATTCCTGGGCTCCACACGAGGGACTGTCCTTAAATTCCTTATCTTCCCCAGCGGAGAAGACTCTGCAACACACAGCAGTGTCTtcctggaggaggtggaggggtttAACCCTGACAA gTGTGGAGAGGACTCTGTCCAGGCCAGACAGTTGTTGTCATTGTCTCTGGATCGTCTTAGTCACACTCTGCTGCTAGCCTTCCCATCCTGTCTGGTCAGACTGCCAACAGCACGCTGCCATTTACACTCACGCTGCATGAA GAGCTGCCTGACATCCAGAGATCCCTACTGTGGCTGGACCAGAGGCAGCATCTGTTCCTTCCTGAGACCAGGCACAAG GCTGCCCTTTCAACAAGACATTGAGTATGGGAACTTCTCCCACCTTGGAGACTGTGATG GCGTTATCCAGCAGAGTCTGCTGATCGAACCGGAGAGCCTGGTGTCCCTCAACCTGCTGGTGGCGTCTGCAGTCTCCGCCTTCACCATCGGGGCGGCGCTGTCGGGCCTGGCTGTCTGCTGGATCATGGCCCACAAGCCCGGAAACCGTCGCCACGGTAACACCCCCCCCCAGTCCAGCATCCGGCGCCGGGAGAGGGGGATGTTGACGTCgggaggagggatgggggggtcGGTCCTCAGCGTGACTCGCCAGGGAGGAGGGGACAGACCCTGCTCTCAGGGCGGGGACACTCTGTTTGTGATGCCCAACGGCTGGGTGAAGTCAGGGGAGCTGGACCCAGGGTTCCTGCCTACCCCGGAGCACACTCCCCAGCAGAAGAGACGCGGGCTCAGGCTGTCAGATTCTGGCTCGGGGGGGTGGGATAACAGCCAGACCTATCTGGGAGGTAGTACCATGGGGCTGGCCTCCCCCTGTCCTCTCCCTTGCCCCCCACACCCCTCCACCGCAGTCTACCTAACCACCAGACTCTTCcaggggggaggtgggggtagGCATGGGGGTGAGgagcgaggaagaggaggggagacgCCCCGCCAGCACTATGTGTGCCTGAGCAAGCCCCGcggggagaaggggaggagtGGGACCCCAAAGTCGGCGCTTCGCAAGTCAGCAGGGGAATATGTGTACCCCATGACTCCCCAAGACTCCCCAGACAGGAGGAGGGTTGTGTCAGCCCCCAGCGCCCCCATGGAGTTTGGGGAGCCCCTTCCTCTCCGCTGGCCTCCCCAGGAAGGCTACATCCTCAGCAGCCAGGGCATGATTCCTGTACCTCCGTCCTCCATGCCCACCCCCAACGGCCAGCAGTATGTAGCCCAGCACCACACCCCCGGGCCGGGCAGGGCTCAGCTGAGAGGAGCCCTGGGGAGAGGAGAGCTGGGGGAGCTGGTGGATCTCAGCCAGCTGCTGAGTAAGAAGAGTTCCAATGAGAGGACTCACAATGGGCAGtga